In Tepidimonas taiwanensis, the following are encoded in one genomic region:
- a CDS encoding winged helix-turn-helix domain-containing protein yields the protein MRVLIVEDDPAIAEGLAVLLRAHGYGCDVCATLACADAALAVEAFDLVLLDRGLPDGDALPWLQARRARDWGVPVLILTARDALPDRVAGLDQGADDYLVKPIAPEELLARMRVALRRSEGRADPLLRHGDLVVDPAARRVWRGGQPVPLRAREFAVLMVLLRARGRVVTRQRLQEALYGFDEAVESNALEVHVHHLRRKLGDGLIQTMRGVGYSIPVVPEAAPGAAPEPFPGSAP from the coding sequence TTGATCGTCGAGGACGACCCGGCCATCGCCGAAGGCCTGGCCGTGCTGTTGCGCGCGCACGGCTACGGCTGCGACGTGTGTGCGACGCTGGCCTGCGCGGACGCGGCGCTGGCGGTGGAGGCGTTTGATCTGGTGCTGCTGGACCGGGGGCTGCCCGATGGCGACGCGCTGCCGTGGCTGCAGGCGCGGCGCGCGCGCGACTGGGGGGTGCCGGTGCTGATCCTGACCGCGCGCGATGCGCTGCCGGACCGGGTGGCGGGGTTGGACCAGGGGGCGGACGACTATCTGGTCAAGCCGATTGCGCCGGAGGAGCTGCTCGCGCGCATGCGGGTGGCGCTGCGCCGCAGCGAGGGGCGCGCCGATCCGCTGCTGCGCCACGGCGACCTGGTCGTGGACCCGGCGGCGCGGCGGGTGTGGCGCGGTGGTCAGCCGGTGCCGCTGCGCGCGCGGGAGTTCGCCGTGTTGATGGTGTTACTGCGCGCGCGCGGGCGCGTCGTGACGCGCCAGCGGCTGCAGGAGGCGCTGTACGGGTTCGACGAGGCGGTCGAGAGCAACGCCCTCGAGGTGCACGTGCACCACCTGCGGCGCAAGCTCGGCGATGGGCTGATCCAGACGATGCGCGGGGTGGGGTACAGCATCCCGGTCGTGCCCGAGGCCGCGCCGGGGGCGGCGCCGGAACCCTTTCCGGGGTCCGCGCCATGA
- a CDS encoding ATP-binding protein, translating to MSAPSAAPRRRLWRHLWVWAMGALLLVWATLVAVAYHTGVHEAEEITDGQLVSVAQLLLRQPWPAEAGGATASPAGVPVPLPGIEGRYAPPVRVALWQGERLWWDSDGLAASLPQPLPPGHHTLVLTAGGEPRVWRWFVAQSGERRVAVAIDTTRHRALGRDIAEHVVRPALVLLPLLAVLLAWGIRRGLAPLQRLTTAIDRLDARAGETLPAESRFVELSSIVRALNGLVQRLQQLWERERRFTSDVAHELRTPLAALALQARVAREQPGQPAGDAALRAVEEQALRAGHVLAQLLALARAQGPQAPAWGPVDLAALARDVAAEHAALAHERGQTLGVTAPETPVVVPGQAALLALALRNLVDNALRHTPRGTQVDIAVAASADGVTLTVRDDGSRAVGPPTTHTEGPGLGIGLSLVQRIADRHGAVLRHETPTAPWTTAYTLHWPATAAAASPAQTA from the coding sequence ATGAGCGCACCGTCTGCCGCCCCCCGCCGCCGCCTGTGGCGCCACCTGTGGGTGTGGGCGATGGGAGCGCTGCTGCTCGTGTGGGCGACGCTGGTGGCGGTGGCTTACCACACGGGTGTGCACGAGGCCGAGGAGATCACCGACGGACAGCTCGTGTCGGTGGCGCAGCTGCTGCTGCGCCAGCCGTGGCCGGCGGAGGCAGGGGGCGCGACGGCGTCGCCCGCCGGCGTACCGGTACCGCTGCCGGGCATCGAGGGCCGCTACGCCCCGCCGGTGCGCGTTGCGCTGTGGCAGGGCGAGCGCCTGTGGTGGGACAGCGACGGGCTGGCCGCCAGCCTTCCACAGCCGCTGCCGCCCGGTCATCACACGCTGGTGCTGACCGCCGGTGGCGAGCCGCGCGTGTGGCGCTGGTTCGTGGCGCAATCGGGCGAGCGCCGCGTCGCGGTGGCCATCGACACCACGCGCCACCGGGCGCTGGGGCGTGACATCGCCGAGCACGTCGTGCGGCCGGCCCTGGTGCTGCTGCCGCTGCTGGCGGTGCTGCTCGCGTGGGGCATACGGCGTGGGCTGGCGCCGCTGCAGCGCCTCACCACTGCGATCGACCGGCTCGATGCACGGGCCGGCGAGACGCTGCCCGCGGAGTCCCGTTTCGTCGAGCTTTCCAGCATCGTGCGCGCGCTCAACGGGCTGGTGCAGCGCCTGCAGCAGCTGTGGGAGCGCGAGCGGCGCTTCACGTCGGACGTGGCGCACGAGCTGCGCACGCCGCTCGCGGCGCTGGCGCTGCAGGCACGCGTGGCGCGGGAGCAGCCCGGACAGCCGGCGGGCGACGCGGCGCTGCGGGCGGTGGAGGAACAGGCGCTGCGCGCCGGGCACGTGCTGGCTCAGTTGCTGGCGCTGGCGCGGGCGCAGGGGCCGCAGGCGCCGGCGTGGGGGCCGGTCGATCTGGCGGCGCTGGCGCGCGACGTGGCGGCGGAGCACGCGGCGCTGGCGCACGAGCGGGGACAGACGCTGGGCGTGACAGCGCCCGAGACGCCGGTGGTGGTGCCAGGGCAGGCGGCGCTGCTGGCGCTGGCGCTGCGCAACCTCGTCGACAACGCGCTGCGCCACACCCCGCGCGGCACGCAGGTCGATATCGCCGTCGCGGCGTCCGCGGATGGCGTCACGCTGACCGTGCGCGATGACGGTTCGCGTGCCGTGGGCCCGCCAACCACCCATACGGAGGGACCGGGGCTCGGCATCGGTCTTTCGCTGGTGCAGCGCATCGCGGACCGGCACGGTGCCGTGCTGCGGCACGAGACGCCAACGGCCCCGTGGACCACCGCCTACACGCTGCACTGGCCCGCCACCGCAGCGGCGGCGTCCCCCGCCCAGACGGCTTAA
- a CDS encoding phosphoethanolamine transferase, translating into MTESVAIKGRATAADGLTAGRSAVRAGGWHPVALLGVLALWLATVGNGPLWLAVVRQLREGGGAVVGPVLLWGAALAALNLALLAWTVWPRWRRPAGIVLLALVALPSHFMLSYGVVIDPSMAANVLHTDAREAGDLIGPTLLAVVVLGVVLPGWWWWRQPVRAVAWRRLLVQQLGVGAVALGVAVALLWVGFSDLAPLMRNHKALRYMINPYNTVYAFTRQAIGERSRAAQPLQPIGEDVVPAAAAANESEAPLVVLVVGETARAANWGLGGYTRQTTPRLAALRERGDLTYFENTTSCGTNTETSVPCLFSARGRADYDGARHEESLLDVLQRAGLAVVWLDNQSGCKGVCDRVPHVKTDTLAVPGLCDGGECHDEVLLRELPGQIAQLDPERRRRGTVAVLHQMGSHGPAYHKRVPSAFRRYTPVCESAQLTACERQAVVNAYDNTIAYTDHVLAETIAWLAAQPRPAALLYVSDHGESLGENGLYLHGMPYALAPAEQTHVPMLMWFNDRMRERLALDGACLRQRAAQPASHDHWFHTVLGLFDLRTRVYDPALDVLRGCRAARAGVG; encoded by the coding sequence ATGACGGAATCGGTAGCGATCAAGGGTCGGGCAACAGCGGCCGACGGGCTGACCGCGGGGCGGTCGGCGGTACGCGCGGGTGGCTGGCACCCGGTGGCTTTGCTTGGGGTGCTGGCGCTGTGGCTCGCGACCGTGGGTAACGGCCCGCTATGGCTGGCGGTGGTGCGGCAGCTGCGCGAAGGGGGCGGGGCGGTCGTCGGCCCCGTGCTGCTGTGGGGGGCAGCGCTGGCGGCGCTGAACCTGGCGCTGCTCGCGTGGACGGTCTGGCCGCGCTGGCGTCGTCCGGCGGGCATCGTGCTGCTGGCGCTGGTGGCCCTGCCCAGCCACTTCATGCTGTCGTACGGCGTCGTGATCGACCCGTCGATGGCGGCCAACGTGCTGCACACCGATGCGCGCGAGGCGGGCGATCTGATCGGGCCGACACTGCTCGCGGTGGTGGTGCTGGGTGTCGTGCTGCCCGGCTGGTGGTGGTGGCGCCAGCCGGTGCGCGCCGTGGCGTGGCGGCGCCTGCTCGTGCAGCAGCTGGGGGTCGGGGCGGTGGCGCTGGGGGTGGCGGTGGCGCTGCTGTGGGTGGGGTTCAGCGATTTGGCGCCGCTGATGCGCAACCACAAGGCGCTGCGCTACATGATCAATCCGTACAACACGGTGTACGCGTTCACGCGGCAGGCGATCGGCGAGCGCTCGCGCGCGGCGCAGCCCCTGCAGCCGATCGGCGAGGACGTGGTGCCGGCGGCTGCGGCCGCCAACGAAAGTGAGGCGCCGCTGGTCGTGCTGGTGGTCGGCGAGACGGCGCGGGCGGCCAACTGGGGCTTGGGCGGGTACACGCGGCAGACGACGCCACGGCTGGCGGCGCTGCGCGAGCGGGGCGACCTCACGTACTTCGAAAACACGACGTCCTGCGGCACCAACACCGAGACGTCCGTGCCGTGTCTGTTTTCGGCACGCGGCCGTGCGGACTACGACGGTGCGCGCCACGAGGAGAGCTTGCTCGACGTCCTGCAGCGCGCGGGGCTCGCGGTGGTGTGGCTGGACAACCAGTCCGGCTGCAAAGGCGTATGCGACCGCGTTCCGCACGTCAAGACCGACACACTGGCGGTACCGGGGCTGTGCGACGGGGGCGAGTGCCACGACGAGGTGCTGTTGCGCGAGCTGCCCGGGCAGATCGCGCAGCTCGACCCCGAACGCCGGCGCCGCGGGACCGTGGCCGTGCTGCACCAGATGGGCAGCCACGGGCCGGCCTACCACAAGCGTGTGCCGAGTGCGTTTCGCCGCTACACGCCGGTGTGCGAGTCCGCCCAGCTCACCGCCTGTGAGCGGCAGGCGGTGGTCAACGCCTACGACAACACCATTGCGTACACCGACCACGTGCTGGCCGAAACGATCGCGTGGCTGGCGGCACAGCCGCGGCCGGCGGCGCTGCTGTACGTGTCGGACCACGGCGAGTCGCTCGGCGAAAACGGCCTGTACCTGCACGGCATGCCGTATGCGCTGGCCCCGGCCGAGCAGACCCACGTGCCGATGCTGATGTGGTTCAACGACCGCATGCGCGAGCGCCTGGCGCTGGACGGGGCGTGCCTGCGCCAGCGCGCGGCGCAGCCCGCCTCGCACGACCACTGGTTCCACACGGTGTTGGGGCTGTTCGATCTGCGCACGCGGGTGTATGACCCGGCGCTCGATGTGCTGCGCGGCTGCCGGGCCGCGCGGGCCGGCGTCGGCTGA
- a CDS encoding diacylglycerol kinase — protein MNTVPPTSPPPRAKGWQRLWRATGYSWAGLCAGWREPAFRQEALLAIVLVPAAFWLGRSWIEVALLAGSVVLLMVVELLNTAIESVVDRVGPEWHALSKRAKDLGSAAVLLTLLLVGGIWVAALWARLAA, from the coding sequence ATGAATACCGTGCCGCCCACCTCCCCCCCACCGCGAGCCAAGGGGTGGCAGCGGCTGTGGCGCGCCACTGGCTATTCATGGGCAGGGCTGTGCGCCGGTTGGCGTGAGCCGGCCTTCCGCCAGGAGGCGCTGCTCGCCATCGTGCTGGTGCCCGCCGCGTTCTGGCTGGGCCGCTCGTGGATCGAGGTCGCGTTATTGGCCGGCAGCGTCGTGCTGCTGATGGTGGTGGAGCTGCTGAACACCGCGATCGAGTCGGTGGTCGACCGCGTCGGCCCCGAATGGCACGCGCTGTCCAAACGCGCCAAGGACCTGGGCAGCGCGGCGGTGCTGCTCACCCTGCTGCTGGTCGGTGGCATCTGGGTCGCCGCGCTGTGGGCCCGGTTGGCGGCGTGA
- a CDS encoding chorismate--pyruvate lyase family protein, giving the protein MPPIVLAKPPADAPTAADQALAETLWQPAGPDLPCPPQLHPWLTDTGSLTARLQAHCQHLTVEVVAEGRSEVDADSAAALQLPIGTSVWSRLVILRADGCAVVLAHSVTDMQHIRGPWSELPTLGNRPLGAMLFAAADVRRSPLFVAQLSSAHPLARQARVASGVGGSDPLWARRSLFWRACAPLQVTEVFLPALAARVQPTALQGNRP; this is encoded by the coding sequence ATGCCCCCGATTGTCCTCGCAAAACCCCCAGCCGACGCGCCAACGGCCGCCGACCAGGCGCTGGCCGAAACCCTTTGGCAGCCCGCGGGGCCTGACCTGCCCTGCCCACCGCAGCTGCACCCATGGCTGACCGACACCGGCTCACTCACCGCGCGGCTGCAGGCCCACTGCCAGCACCTCACCGTCGAGGTGGTGGCCGAAGGCCGGAGCGAGGTCGACGCAGACAGTGCCGCCGCCCTGCAGTTACCGATCGGCACGAGTGTCTGGAGCCGCCTTGTCATCCTGCGCGCGGACGGCTGCGCTGTCGTCCTTGCCCACAGCGTCACGGACATGCAACACATCCGCGGCCCCTGGTCCGAGCTGCCCACGCTGGGGAATCGACCGCTGGGGGCGATGCTGTTTGCGGCCGCTGACGTACGCCGCTCTCCGTTGTTCGTGGCCCAACTGTCAAGCGCGCACCCCCTGGCCCGTCAAGCCCGCGTGGCCTCGGGTGTGGGCGGCAGTGATCCCCTGTGGGCACGCCGCTCGCTGTTCTGGCGCGCCTGCGCCCCCTTGCAGGTAACCGAAGTCTTTTTGCCCGCGCTGGCTGCTCGGGTGCAACCGACCGCACTGCAAGGCAATCGGCCATGA
- the parC gene encoding DNA topoisomerase IV subunit A: MVDNATMLRDGSSDDAIALAQYAERAYLEYALSVVKGRALPDVCDGQKPVQRRILYAMQRMGLGWGGPNRTTPAKPVKSARVVGDVLGRFHPHGDQAAYDALVRMAQDFTQRYPLIDGQGNFGSRDGDGAAAMRYTEARLSRISTLLLDEIDEGTVDYVPNYDGSTVEPRQLPARLPFVLLNGASGIAVGLATEIPSHNLREVADACVALLKDPQLGDEALFALLPGPDFPGGGQIISPAADIQESYRSGRGSLKVRARWTIEELARGQWQLVVHELPPGVSAQRVLEEIEDITNPKARPGKKALTPEQQQLKASMLALLDGVRDESGKDAPVRLVFEPKSSRLDPQVFINQLLVHTSLETSVPVNLTVVGADGRPVCKPLRQILQEWITFRQDTIGRRSRHRLERVRERIHLLEGRQLVLLHIDEVIAIIRESDDPKAALIARFALTERQADDILEIRLRQLARLEAIRIEQELQALREEQTRLEDILANPASLRRLMIREIEADAKAFGDARRTLIQAEKKAVAEIRVVDEPVTVVVSAKGWVRARTGHGHDAAAFGFKAGDALYGTFECRTVDTLIVLGSNGRVYSVPVASLPGARGDGQPITTLIELESGTQPLHFFAGPPSSTWLVSGSGGYGFLATIEDMTARVKGGKAFLTLDTGEAPCCPSPVQGQGRIQWGGVEGPVGPEPEADAGTGAGAGALAPATHVCCVSRGGRILTFAIDELKAQPKGGRGLMLMRLEGGDTLAGAAAYAQRVRVEGSGRGGKPRGETLEGRSLANALSARGRKGREGRFGFEPGRVWRLN; the protein is encoded by the coding sequence ATGGTGGACAACGCAACGATGCTTCGCGATGGTAGCAGCGACGACGCCATCGCCCTGGCGCAGTACGCCGAGCGCGCGTATCTCGAATACGCGCTGAGCGTGGTCAAGGGCCGCGCGCTGCCCGATGTGTGTGATGGGCAAAAGCCCGTGCAGCGCCGTATCCTGTACGCGATGCAGCGCATGGGGCTGGGCTGGGGCGGGCCGAACCGCACGACGCCGGCCAAGCCGGTCAAGAGCGCGCGCGTGGTGGGCGACGTGCTCGGGCGCTTTCACCCGCACGGTGACCAGGCAGCGTACGACGCGCTGGTGCGCATGGCGCAGGATTTCACGCAGCGCTATCCCCTGATCGACGGGCAGGGCAACTTCGGCAGCCGCGACGGCGACGGCGCGGCGGCGATGCGCTACACCGAGGCGCGGCTGAGCCGCATCAGCACGCTGCTGCTCGACGAGATCGACGAGGGCACGGTGGACTACGTGCCCAATTACGACGGCTCCACCGTCGAGCCGCGGCAGCTGCCGGCGCGCCTGCCGTTCGTGCTGCTCAACGGGGCCAGCGGCATCGCGGTGGGGTTGGCCACGGAGATCCCGAGCCACAACCTGCGCGAGGTGGCGGATGCCTGCGTCGCGCTGCTGAAAGACCCGCAGCTCGGCGACGAGGCGCTGTTTGCCCTGCTGCCCGGGCCGGACTTTCCAGGGGGCGGGCAGATCATCAGCCCGGCGGCGGACATCCAGGAGTCCTACCGCAGCGGGCGCGGCAGCCTGAAGGTGCGCGCGCGCTGGACCATCGAGGAGTTGGCGCGCGGGCAGTGGCAGTTGGTCGTGCACGAGCTGCCCCCGGGTGTGAGCGCGCAGCGCGTGCTGGAAGAGATCGAGGACATCACCAACCCCAAGGCGCGGCCGGGAAAAAAGGCGCTCACGCCCGAGCAGCAGCAGCTCAAGGCCAGCATGTTGGCGCTGCTCGACGGCGTGCGCGACGAGTCCGGCAAGGACGCGCCGGTGCGGCTGGTCTTCGAGCCCAAGAGCAGCCGGCTCGACCCGCAGGTGTTCATCAACCAGCTGCTCGTGCACACGAGCCTGGAGACCTCGGTGCCGGTCAACCTGACGGTGGTCGGGGCCGACGGCCGGCCGGTGTGCAAGCCGCTGCGGCAGATCCTGCAGGAATGGATCACGTTCCGGCAGGACACCATCGGCCGGCGATCGCGCCACCGGCTCGAGCGGGTGCGCGAGCGCATCCACCTGCTCGAGGGGCGGCAGCTGGTGCTGCTGCACATCGACGAGGTGATCGCCATCATCCGCGAGAGCGACGACCCCAAGGCGGCGCTGATCGCGCGCTTTGCGCTGACCGAGCGGCAAGCCGACGATATCCTCGAAATCCGCCTGCGACAGCTCGCGCGGCTGGAGGCGATCCGCATCGAGCAGGAGTTGCAGGCGCTGCGCGAGGAGCAGACACGGCTCGAGGACATCCTTGCCAACCCCGCGAGCCTGCGGCGGCTGATGATCCGCGAGATCGAGGCGGACGCCAAGGCCTTTGGCGATGCGCGCCGCACGCTGATCCAGGCCGAGAAAAAGGCCGTGGCCGAAATCCGCGTCGTGGACGAGCCGGTGACGGTGGTCGTCTCGGCCAAGGGCTGGGTGCGCGCGCGCACCGGGCACGGGCACGACGCGGCGGCCTTCGGCTTCAAGGCAGGCGACGCGCTCTACGGTACCTTCGAGTGCCGCACGGTCGACACGCTCATCGTGCTGGGCAGCAACGGGCGGGTGTACAGCGTGCCGGTGGCGAGCCTGCCGGGCGCGCGTGGGGACGGGCAGCCCATCACGACGCTGATCGAGCTCGAATCGGGCACGCAGCCGCTGCACTTTTTCGCGGGGCCGCCGTCGTCGACGTGGCTGGTCAGCGGCTCGGGCGGGTACGGTTTTTTGGCGACGATCGAGGACATGACCGCGCGCGTCAAGGGCGGCAAGGCCTTCCTGACGTTGGATACGGGGGAGGCGCCGTGCTGTCCGTCCCCGGTACAGGGGCAGGGGCGCATCCAGTGGGGCGGTGTCGAGGGGCCGGTGGGGCCGGAACCCGAGGCCGATGCGGGTACCGGTGCAGGCGCAGGCGCTCTTGCGCCCGCCACGCACGTGTGCTGTGTCAGCCGCGGCGGGCGTATCCTGACCTTTGCGATCGATGAGCTGAAGGCTCAGCCCAAAGGCGGGCGTGGCCTAATGCTGATGCGGCTGGAGGGGGGCGACACGCTGGCCGGTGCTGCCGCGTACGCGCAGCGCGTGCGGGTGGAGGGCAGCGGCCGCGGCGGCAAGCCGCGCGGCGAGACGCTGGAGGGTCGCAGCCTCGCCAATGCCCTGAGCGCCCGTGGACGCAAGGGACGCGAGGGGCGCTTCGGGTTCGAACCCGGCCGCGTGTGGCGGCTGAATTGA
- a CDS encoding RidA family protein — protein MSVYQRLQTLGITLPPVAVPAAAYVPYVQTGKLVFLSGHIAKRDGKPWVGQLGLTMTTDEGKAAARAVAIDLLGTLDAACKAAGTTLDGVRRIVKVLSLVNSTNTYTEQHLVTNGCSELLGEVFGPEVGAHARSAFGVAQLPLGACVEIELIAELA, from the coding sequence ATGAGCGTTTACCAACGACTGCAAACCCTGGGCATCACCCTACCCCCCGTGGCCGTTCCCGCGGCCGCCTACGTCCCGTATGTGCAAACCGGCAAGCTCGTTTTTCTGAGCGGCCACATCGCCAAGCGCGACGGCAAACCTTGGGTCGGCCAGCTGGGCCTGACGATGACCACCGACGAGGGCAAGGCGGCGGCCCGTGCCGTGGCCATCGACCTGCTGGGCACGCTGGACGCCGCCTGCAAGGCCGCCGGCACCACGCTCGACGGCGTGCGCCGCATCGTCAAGGTGCTCAGCCTCGTCAACTCCACCAACACCTACACCGAGCAGCATCTGGTCACCAACGGCTGCTCGGAGCTGCTTGGCGAAGTCTTCGGGCCCGAAGTGGGTGCGCACGCCCGCAGCGCGTTCGGTGTCGCGCAACTGCCGCTGGGCGCATGCGTGGAAATCGAGCTGATCGCCGAGCTGGCCTGA
- a CDS encoding OsmC family protein → METDRPVMRFAVEAVRVDAHGSEARCKDARLVLDTDLAGRADAFNPAELLLAALSACMIKGIERVTPILRFDLRGVRVVITGERQDVPPKMASIRYEIIVDTDEPDRRLALLHDNVRKYGTVFNTVAPGTQLDGVLRRATPADAMR, encoded by the coding sequence ATGGAAACCGATCGGCCGGTGATGCGGTTTGCGGTGGAGGCGGTGCGGGTGGACGCCCACGGCAGCGAGGCCCGGTGCAAGGACGCGCGGCTGGTGCTCGACACCGACCTGGCGGGACGCGCGGACGCGTTCAATCCAGCGGAGCTGCTGCTCGCGGCCTTGTCCGCGTGCATGATCAAGGGCATCGAGCGTGTGACACCGATCCTGCGTTTCGACTTGCGTGGGGTCCGGGTGGTGATCACCGGCGAGCGGCAGGACGTGCCGCCCAAGATGGCATCGATCCGCTACGAGATCATTGTCGACACCGACGAGCCCGATCGGCGCCTGGCGCTGTTGCACGACAACGTGCGCAAGTACGGCACGGTCTTCAACACGGTGGCACCGGGGACACAGCTCGACGGCGTGTTGCGCCGCGCCACGCCGGCCGACGCGATGCGCTGA
- a CDS encoding DNA internalization-related competence protein ComEC/Rec2, with protein MEAPGRDALSVSARVRRAWVPALIGWILGTGAQTLQPALWSGVVYAVLAGVAGCLAALALRWRVRPRVAVWGWLPIAAALAFALTGWRALNLMQQRLPDTWDGAEVEAVWQVTGLPRHGPDGAVFEARLLQARALDGAPLSLAGTVRIGFWRGARGADGEVTRVRPGEVWRSHLRLRVPRGLANPYGFDAEAWLWREGVVATARVLEGARRPPPGRVADDAWTYPVERARAAVRDAIMARVEPRAGAAAAGLVAALVTGDQAAIPDADWQAIRATGVAHLVAISGLHVTMFAWLAVAVVGGGWRRVGRRWPRLLLACPVPVAAGVGGVALAAAYALFAGWGVPAQRTVTMLAVVVGLALTGRRWPWPVTWGLAMAAALLVDPWAWWQPGFWLSFVAVAVLFAQGDGGLPGAGWTGRLRNALREGWRAQLVVTVALAPLTLVFFGQVSVVGLVANAVAIPWVTWALTPVALLGVLWAPLWDVAAGLARGLLTMLHAMAAWPLAVWERPALPVALAVLAAVGAAVLVWPLPWRWRAWGAILLWPAWTFQPPAPAPGTFEVLLPDVGQGSAAIVRTARHTLVFDAGPPLGRGDAAERVLLPWLRALGAQPDAIVISHDDSDHAAGMATLAAAYPHTAWWASFDPGDRVVAPVRTCVAGETWEWDGVRFAFLHPPTADWAPRGRGGDNARSCVLRIGDGPASALLTGDIRAEEEALLIAAGAAQPVGLLVAAHHGSGTSTSAAWLDALQPRAVAIQAGWRNRYGHPHPQVLRRLDQRGIAWVNTATCGATTWHSAQPRKLRCERRERRRYVDTGAPLPAGAAAGVAAGRVAAGDGELW; from the coding sequence GTGGAGGCGCCGGGGCGGGACGCGCTGTCGGTGTCGGCGCGGGTGCGTCGGGCGTGGGTGCCAGCGCTGATCGGTTGGATACTCGGCACGGGGGCGCAGACCCTGCAGCCCGCGCTGTGGTCCGGTGTGGTCTACGCCGTGCTGGCCGGCGTGGCCGGGTGTCTGGCCGCTTTGGCGTTGCGCTGGCGTGTTCGCCCGCGGGTGGCGGTGTGGGGCTGGCTGCCCATCGCGGCGGCGTTGGCGTTTGCGTTGACCGGGTGGCGGGCGTTGAACCTTATGCAGCAGCGCTTGCCCGACACTTGGGACGGGGCCGAGGTGGAGGCGGTCTGGCAGGTCACAGGGTTGCCGCGCCACGGGCCGGACGGGGCCGTTTTCGAGGCGCGGCTGCTGCAGGCGCGCGCGCTCGATGGCGCGCCGCTGTCGCTCGCCGGGACGGTTCGGATCGGCTTTTGGCGCGGGGCGCGCGGCGCCGACGGTGAGGTGACCCGGGTGCGTCCCGGCGAGGTGTGGCGCTCGCACCTGCGGCTGCGGGTGCCGCGGGGGCTGGCCAATCCGTATGGTTTCGATGCCGAGGCGTGGCTATGGCGCGAGGGCGTCGTCGCCACCGCGCGGGTGCTCGAGGGGGCGCGGCGCCCGCCGCCCGGTCGGGTGGCCGATGACGCCTGGACTTACCCTGTCGAGCGCGCGCGGGCGGCCGTGCGTGATGCGATCATGGCACGTGTCGAGCCCCGTGCGGGCGCTGCCGCCGCGGGGTTGGTGGCGGCGCTGGTCACCGGTGACCAGGCGGCGATACCGGATGCGGACTGGCAGGCCATTCGCGCCACGGGCGTGGCGCATCTGGTGGCCATCTCGGGGCTGCACGTGACGATGTTCGCCTGGCTGGCGGTGGCGGTGGTGGGTGGGGGCTGGCGACGGGTGGGGCGGCGCTGGCCGCGGCTGCTGCTGGCGTGCCCCGTGCCGGTGGCGGCGGGCGTGGGCGGGGTGGCGCTGGCGGCCGCGTATGCGTTGTTTGCGGGCTGGGGCGTGCCCGCGCAGCGTACGGTGACGATGCTGGCCGTCGTGGTCGGGCTGGCGCTCACCGGGCGGCGCTGGCCGTGGCCGGTGACGTGGGGGCTGGCGATGGCGGCCGCACTGCTGGTCGACCCGTGGGCGTGGTGGCAGCCGGGATTCTGGTTGAGCTTTGTCGCCGTCGCGGTGCTGTTCGCGCAGGGGGACGGCGGGCTGCCGGGTGCGGGGTGGACCGGACGGCTGCGAAACGCGCTGCGCGAGGGTTGGCGCGCGCAGCTCGTCGTCACCGTGGCGCTGGCGCCGCTGACGCTCGTGTTTTTCGGCCAGGTGTCGGTGGTGGGGCTGGTGGCCAACGCGGTCGCGATCCCGTGGGTGACGTGGGCACTGACCCCGGTTGCGTTGCTGGGCGTCCTGTGGGCCCCCCTGTGGGACGTGGCGGCGGGGTTGGCGCGCGGGCTGCTGACCATGTTGCACGCGATGGCCGCGTGGCCGTTGGCGGTGTGGGAGCGGCCTGCCCTGCCCGTGGCGCTGGCCGTGCTGGCCGCGGTGGGGGCGGCGGTGCTCGTGTGGCCGCTGCCGTGGCGCTGGCGCGCGTGGGGCGCGATCCTGCTGTGGCCGGCGTGGACCTTCCAGCCACCGGCTCCGGCACCCGGCACGTTCGAGGTGCTGCTGCCCGACGTGGGGCAGGGCAGCGCGGCGATCGTGCGCACCGCGCGCCACACGCTGGTGTTCGACGCCGGGCCACCGCTGGGCCGGGGCGACGCGGCTGAGCGGGTGCTGCTGCCGTGGTTGCGGGCGCTGGGGGCGCAGCCCGACGCGATCGTCATCAGCCACGACGACAGCGACCACGCGGCGGGCATGGCGACGTTGGCGGCCGCGTATCCCCACACCGCGTGGTGGGCGTCGTTCGACCCCGGGGATCGTGTGGTGGCGCCGGTGCGGACCTGCGTCGCGGGCGAAACGTGGGAGTGGGACGGCGTGCGCTTCGCGTTTCTCCATCCGCCGACAGCGGACTGGGCGCCGCGCGGGCGCGGTGGCGACAACGCCCGCTCGTGCGTGCTGCGTATCGGTGATGGGCCGGCGTCGGCGTTGCTGACCGGGGATATCCGGGCCGAGGAGGAGGCGTTGCTGATCGCCGCCGGGGCGGCGCAGCCGGTGGGCCTGCTGGTGGCTGCTCACCACGGCAGCGGCACGTCCACGTCGGCGGCGTGGCTCGATGCGCTGCAGCCGCGGGCGGTGGCGATCCAGGCCGGCTGGCGCAACCGCTACGGCCACCCGCACCCGCAGGTGTTGCGCCGTCTGGACCAGCGTGGCATCGCGTGGGTCAACACCGCGACCTGCGGCGCGACGACTTGGCACAGCGCGCAGCCGCGGAAATTGCGCTGCGAGCGGCGCGAGCGTCGTCGTTACGTGGACACCGGCGCGCCACTGCCGGCCGGCGCGGCGGCTGGGGTCGCAGCCGGGCGGGTCGCCGCAGGCGACGGCGAGTTGTGGTGA